One genomic region from Paramormyrops kingsleyae isolate MSU_618 chromosome 24, PKINGS_0.4, whole genome shotgun sequence encodes:
- the LOC111860784 gene encoding uncharacterized protein, whose translation MDSSVSFLKYELAATIEQAVRCAVEAVLREAARVVGAKLSAAHSAAAESHRENQSLRERLEISESELKAVRYYMSAAEKNIKQCLLLNQNQPVTDVVNQRPDDTQFLLPHTDALTSPLGRGASRGPLRSFRASSGRPQFSSKSFPSVGLCVPTVQSDLARGGVNRRRVRCVSSASLPHSQHRRAVHAPELQTEHMLVTADSADSHIYITDEGVADKEYSGRLTEDDPGKVHQGLEAASLQQEEPEMAKFEFEVGAAAGDVNELGLIRVLEDGEELKEGTVKIEDDAEGPITEPLISEPVVPPQLTQSPPVVSGGIVGIGFPPISLDGPELAVAPLPPGDSADKVHRCNVCGRGFRRFYCLKTHQRIHTGERPYPCRYCEKRFRHLDSLHKHQRIHTGERPYRCAQCGCCFRELGQLKKHRLTHAGAPPAPPHPGPALLGPGTPFGWSHVGSQSLDSN comes from the exons ATGGACTCCAGCGTGTCTTTCTTAAAGTACGAGCTGGCCGCCACCATCGAGCAGGCGGTGCGCTGCGCCGTGGAGGCCGTGCTGCGGGAAGCGGCCCGGGTGGTGGGAGCCAAGTTGTCCGCAGCGCATTCGGCGGCCGCCGAGTCGCACCGGGAGAACCAGAGTCTGCGGGAGCGCTTGGAAATCTCTGAGAGCGAGCTGAAGGCCGTGCGCTACTACATGTCGGCGGCCGAGAAGAACATCAAGCAGTGCTTGCTGCTTAACCAGAACCAGCCCGTCACCGATGTGGTGAACCAGCGTCCCGACGACACGCAGTTCCTCCTGCCCCATACCGACGCCTTGACCAGCCCCCTGGGCCGCGGCGCCTCCCGCGGTCCGCTAAGGTCGTTCAGAGCCTCGTCGGGCCGGCCGCAGTTTTCTTCCAAGTCCTTCCCCAGCGTGGGGCTCTGCGTGCCCACGGTGCAGTCTGACCTCGCCAGGGGTGGCGTAAACCGCAGAAGAGTCCGGTGCGTGTCCTCCGCTAGCCTTCCGCACTCGCAGCATCGGCGAGCCGTGCACGCCCCCGAGCTGCAGACGGAGCACATGCTGGTGACGGCCGACAGTGCCGACAGTCACATCTATATTACAGATGAGGGGGTCGCAGATAAAG AATACTCTGGCCGCCTGACGGAAGATGACCCCGGGAAAGTTCACCAAGGCCTGGAAGCAGCTTCTTTGCAACAGGAGGAGCCCGAAATGGCCAAATTCGAATTTGAGGTGGGGGCTGCGGCTGGGGATGTGAACGAGCTGGGACTTATCAGAGTGCTGGAGGATGGCGAGGAGCTGAAGGAGGGGACTGTGAAAATCGAGGACGACGCAGAGGGCCCTATCACAGAGCCCCTCATCTCTGAGCCTGTGGTACCACCACAGCTGACACAGTCGCCCCCTGTGGTCAGTGGTGGTATCGTGGGTATAGGCTTCCCTCCCATATCCTTGGACGGCCCAGAACTGGCCGTAGCTCCGCTGCCGCCGGGCGACAGCGCTGACAAGGTGCACCGCTGCAACGTGTGCGGCCGCGGCTTCCGCCGCTTCTACTGCCTGAAGACGCACCAGCGCATCCACACGGGCGAGCGGCCCTACCCCTGCCGCTACTGCGAGAAGCGCTTCCGCCACCTGGACAGCCTGCACAAGCACCAGCGCATCCACACGGGCGAGCGTCCCTACCGCTGCGCGCAGTGCGGCTGCTGCTTCCGTGAGCTTGGCCAGCTCAAGAAGCACCGGCTGACCCATGCGGGGGCGCCGCcggctcccccccaccccggccccGCCCTGCTTGGGCCTGGGACCCCCTTCGGCTGGTCCCACGTCGGCTCGCAGTCCCTGGATTCCAACTGA
- the LOC111860783 gene encoding uncharacterized protein, producing MSDVAVWRVDTPTSSASRAALFMVTMAEHGFHLFVVAFALFTCISFAQDEIYASPTPLVSHSWTTALSPPSMDTAPEMETTGVTMESGTMATESTSISQFTSDLAPLITVSKNGRPFIVPLFTLRRTVPTILPVKSAFTESTEELYTTESPVTLGEEPFPLEEPFPLEEPFPLEPFPLEEPVTEEPFPLEEPVTEEPFPLEEPVTEEPFPLEEPVTEEPFPLEEPVTEEPFPLEEPVTEEPFPLEEPVTEEPFPLEEPVTEEPFPLEEPVTEEPFPLEEPVTEEPFPLEEPVTEEPFPLEEPVTEEPFPLEEPVTEEPFPLEEPVTEEPFPLEEPVTEEPFPLEEPVTEEPFPLEEPVTEEPFPLEEPVTEEPFPLEEPVTEEPFPLEEPVTEEPFPLEEPVTEEPFPLEEPVTEEPFPLEEPVTEEPFPLEEPVTEEPFPLEEPVTEEPFPLEEPVTEEPFPLEEPVTEPITEPFPTEEPITVTTESIPTEVPVTMPSTTVITTSTPATELTPTNNLTMGNYTIARGGGSCVKAQMALRIRIAYSTVYRNKSNGTFIIQPGETVATGGCSNSTATLHLKFEEGVVFFRFQKNVTLGLVYVSTVAFELTYPFVDADPEQGTYRAKNESLQMFSAAVHHSYACSSQSVSMGPGLYLDVSQIKMQALEFDGNEFGPEDLCPGDRDHQIALVVGVLALVVVVIVIAVCVLWRRRRLDGYQPL from the exons ATGAGTGATGTTGCGGTGTGGCGTGTAGATACCCCGACCAGCTCCGCAAGCCGCGCTGCTCTGTTCATGGTCACGATGGCTGAACACGGATTTCATTTATTCGTCGTGGCTTTTGCCTTATTCACAT GCATATCGTTTGCCCAGGATGAAATTTATGCAAGCCCTACACCTCTGGTGTCTCACTCTTGGACCACAGCCTTGTCGCCACCTTCCATGGACACAGCCCCAGAAATGGAGACTACTGGGGTTACCATGGAGTCTGGTACCATGGCAACAGAGTCGACATCAATCTCTCAGTTTACCTCAGACTTGGCTCCCTTGATCACTGTCTCCAAGAACGGGAGGCCTTTCATTGTGCCACTTTTTACACTACGGCGCACTGTGCCTACCATACTTCCAGTGAAGTCTGCCTTCACTGAGTCTACAGAGGAGCTGTATACAACTGAGTCACCTGTCACGCTGGGGGAAGAGCCATTTCCGCTGGAGGAGCCCTTTCCACTGGAGGAGCCCTTTCCGTTGGAGCCCTTTCCGCTGGAGGAGCCCGTGACCGAGGAGCCCTTTCCGCTGGAGGAGCCCGTGACCGAGGAGCCCTTTCCGCTGGAGGAGCCCGTGACCGAGGAGCCCTTTCCGCTGGAGGAGCCAGTGACCGAGGAGCCCTTTCCGCTGGAGGAGCCAGTGACCGAGGAGCCCTTTCCGCTGGAGGAGCCCGTGACCGAGGAGCCCTTTCCGCTGGAGGAGCCAGTGACCGAGGAGCCCTTTCCGCTGGAGGAGCCAGTGACCGAGGAGCCCTTTCCGCTGGAGGAGCCAGTGACCGAGGAGCCCTTTCCGCTGGAGGAGCCCGTGACCGAGGAGCCCTTTCCGCTGGAGGAGCCCGTGACCGAGGAGCCCTTTCCGCTGGAGGAGCCAGTGACCGAGGAGCCCTTTCCGCTGGAGGAGCCAGTGACCGAGGAGCCCTTTCCGCTGGAGGAGCCAGTGACCGAGGAGCCCTTTCCGCTGGAGGAGCCAGTGACCGAGGAGCCCTTTCCGCTGGAGGAGCCAGTGACCGAGGAGCCCTTTCCGCTGGAGGAGCCAGTGACCGAGGAGCCCTTTCCGCTGGAGGAGCCAGTGACCGAGGAGCCCTTTCCGCTGGAGGAGCCAGTGACCGAGGAGCCCTTTCCGCTGGAGGAGCCAGTGACCGAGGAGCCCTTTCCGCTGGAGGAGCCAGTGACCGAGGAGCCCTTTCCGCTGGAGGAGCCAGTGACCGAGGAGCCCTTTCCGCTGGAGGAGCCAGTGACCGAGGAGCCCTTTCCGCTGGAGGAGCCCGTGACCGAGGAGCCCTTTCCGCTGGAGGAGCCAGTGACCGAGGAGCCCTTTCCGCTGGAGGAGCCAGTGACCGAGGAGCCCTTTCCGCTGGAGGAGCCAGTGACAGAGCCCATCACTGAGCCTTTCCCGACGGAGGAGCCCATCACAGTAACGACAGAGTCCATTCCAACGGAAGTGCCTGTCACAATGCCTTCCACCACGGTCATAACCACTTCCACCCCAGCTACAGAGCTTACACCAACCAACAACTTGACAATGGGCAACTACACCATTGCAAGAGGGGGTGGCTCGTGTGTCAAGGCTCAGATGGCCCTAAGAATACGAATTGCCTACAGCACAGTCTATAGGAACAAG TCTAATGGTACCTTCATCATCCAACCTGGTGAGACTGTCGCTACGGGAGGCTGCAGCAACTCCACGGCAACACTGCACCTCAAGTTTGAGGAAGGAGTGGTTTTCTTTCGTTTCCAGAAA AACGTGACCCTTGGTTTAGTCTAcgtcagcactgttgcctttgAGCTCACTTACCCTTTCGTCGATGCAG ATCCTGAACAGGGAACCTATAGAGCCAAGAATGAGTCTCTGCAGATGTTCAGTGCGGCAGTACACCATTCTTACGCCTGCAGCAGCCAGTCCGTGTCAATGGGACCTGGGCTCTATCTGGATGTGAGCCAAATAAAGATGCAGGCCTTGGAATTTGACGGCAATGAATTTGGCCCTG AGGACCTCTGTCCTGGAGACAGGGACCACCAAATCGCTCTGGTGGTAGGCGTCCTTGCACTTGTCGTCGTGGTGATTGTCATAGCGGTCTGTGTCctctggaggaggaggagactgGATGGATACCAACCCCTCTGA
- the slc12a9 gene encoding solute carrier family 12 member 9 encodes MSQEHSPLLPNGAWSRPVIPVTPAPRASVSGREEMGLLNPEPAPTTHRSLNTFFGVFVPTVLSMFSIVLFLRTGFVLGHAGLLQALLMLCVAYVIVSLTVLSVCAISTNGAVQGGGAYFMISRSLGPEFGGSIGLMSYLSKVCACGVYVLGLVEAILNIFGRDPASQVSEGLHVLPQGYWYTVLYSSAVLLVCLVICLVGAHIYSRAAFLIFLVVTISLLSIFISPLVLGPRNFTFSHQGGGNHTRVYNASFTGFNSTTLRNNLGPGYTLDYSTDTIMSFATVFAVMFTSCTGVMAGANMSGELKNPSASIPKGTITAVLYTFFVYVLLFLLVSSTCDRVLLVQDYGFFQRINIWPPFVIIGVYCASLSAAMCCLIGASRILHALAKDQLFGRLLAPAAITSSSGNPWVSVLCTWALVQCVVFAGQLNTIAGLVTVFYLLAYAAVDLACLSLEWASAPNFRPTFQYFSWHTCFLGIVSCVVMMFVINAVYSSASIVLLLLLLLFLHYRAPTSSWGYISQALIFHQVRKFLLMLDVRKEHVKFWRPQVLLMVANPRSSGHLVTFVNQLKKGGLFVLGHVQLGDLDVLPSDPIQLHYNYWLSLVDKLEVKAFVDLTLSPSVRQGTQHLLRITGLGGMKPNTLILGFYDDCAPDDYFLQDPAFSEGSWARRGEDNFGVDLSSFRTHFPPVRGAGSPRWLSPEEYVGIISDAIKMGKNVCLGRYFFQLEGAWLQPRKGGADRTVDVWPLDLLRPESSGCVDVGVLFLLQMACVLNMATGWRRAQLRIFLCVEEAKAGNQGWVTKEETLRELLGKLRIRASIEIVPWDAVLRLQGGTGGGAGTGGGAGAGTSPSFTKSRDFLSGLNGLLMKHSAQAAVRFLFLPRPPADPSQSQQYLAELDALTDGLGPTLLIHGVTPVTCTEL; translated from the exons ATGTCTCAAGAGCACTCACCCCTGCTGCCCAATGGGGCGTGGAGCAGGCCGGTGATCCCAGTGACCCCGGCCCCGCGAGCGTCTGTATCTGGGCGTGAGGAGATGGGCCTGTTGAACCCGGAGCCGGCGCCCACCACACACCGCAGCCTCAACACCTTCTTTGGGGTGTTCGTGCCCACCGTACTGTCCATGTTCAGCATCGTGCTCTTCCTCAGGACAG GTTTCGTCCTGGGCCACGCCGGCCTTCTGCAGGCCCTCCTCATGCTCTGCGTGGCCTACGTCATTGTCTCGCTGACCGTCCTGTCAGTCTGTGCCATCTCCACCAATGGTGCTGtacaggggggcggggcttatt TTATGATCAGCCGCTCGCTGGGGCCCGAGTTTGGCGGCAGCATCGGCCTGATGTCCTACCTGTCcaaggtgtgtgcgtgtggcgTCTACGTGCTGGGGTTGGTGGAGGCCATCCTGAACATCTTCGGCAGGGATCCAG CCTCCCAGGTCTCCGAGGGCCTACACGTGCTCCCCCAGGGATACTGGTACACGGTGCTATACTCGTCTGCGGTGTTACTGGTCTGCCTGGTGATCTGCCTGGTGGGAGCCCACATCTACTCCCGGGCCGCCTTCCTCATCTTCCTGGTGGTGACCATTTCGCTGCTCTCCATCTTCATCAGCCCGCTGGTTCTGGGGCCGCGCAATTTCACCTTCAGCCACCAGGGCGGCGGCAACCACACCCGCGTCTACAACGCCAGCTTCACTGGCTTCAACAGCACCACACTGCGGAACAACTTGGGCC cgGGATACACCTTGGACTACAGCACAGACACCATCATGTCCTTCGCCACCGTGTTTGCCGTCATGTTCACCAGCTGCACCGGCGTCATGGCCGGGGCGAACATGTCAG GAGAGTTAAAGAACCCCAGCGCCTCCATCCCCAAGGGCACCATCACCGCTGTCCTCTACACCTTCTTCGTCTACgtgctcctcttcctcttggTCAGCTCCACCTGTGACAG GGTCTTGCTGGTCCAGGATTACGGTTTCTTCCAGCGCATCAACATCTGGCCACCCTTCGTCATCATCGGCGTATACTGCGCCTCGCTCTCCGCTGCCATGTGCTGCCTGATTGGTGCCTCCCGCATCCTGCACGCTCTGGCGAAGGACCAGCTCTTTG GTCGGCTTCTGGCCCCAGCTGCCATCACCTCCAGCTCGGGGAACCCGTGGGTGTCGGTTCTGTGTACCTGGGCTCTGGTGCAG TGCGTGGTATTCGCTGGGCAGCTGAACACCATCGCCGGCCTCGTCACCGTGTTCTACCTGCTAGCCTACGCCGCCGTCGACCTGGCTTGCCTCAGCCTTGAGTGGGCATCAGCCCCCAACTTCCG ACCCACCTTCCAGTACTTCTCCTGGCACACCTGCTTCCTGGGCATCGTCAGCTGCGTGGTCATGATGTTCGTCATCAACGCCGTCTACTCCTCAGCCAGCatagtgctgctgctgctcctgctgctgTTCCTGCACTACAGAGCCCCCACCAGCAGTTGGGGCTACATCAGCCAGGCGCTCATCTTCCACCAG GTGCGCAAGTTTCTGCTGATGCTGGATGTGCGGAAGGAGCACGTGAAGTTCTGGAGGCCACAGGTGCTGCTGATGGTGGCCAACCCACGTTCCTCTGGACACCTCGTCACCTTCGTGAACCAGCTAAAGAAGGGTGGCCTGTTTGTGCTGGGACACGTGCAGCTGGGGGACCTGG ATGTCCTGCCCTCGGATCCCATCCAGCTCCATTATAACTACTGGCTGAGCCTGGTGGACAAGCTGGAGGTGAAGGCCTTTGTGGACCTCACACTGTCCCCCTCCGTCCGACAGGGGACACAGCACCTGCTGCGCATCACTGGCCTCG GTGGCATGAAACCCAACACGCTGATCTTGGGCTTCTATGATGACTGTGCACCTGATGACTACTTCCTGCAGGACCCCGCCTTCTCTGAGGGGTCCTGGGCCCGCCGGGGGGAGGACAACTTCGGCGTGGACCTGTCTTCGTTCCGGACCCACTTCCCCCCTGTGCGTGGAGCTGGCTCTCCCCGCTGGCTCTCCCCGGAGGAGTACGTGGGCATCATCTCAGATGCCATCAAGATGGGCAAGAACGTGTGCCTGGGCCGTTACTTCTTCCAGTTGGAGGGGGCGTGGCTTCAGCCGCGGAAGGGCGGGGCTGACAGGACTGTGGACGTATGGCCGCTGGACTTGCTGCGGCCCGAGAGTAGCGGCTGCGTGGATGTCGGCGTTCTCTTCCTGCTGCAGATGGCGTGTGTGCTCAACATGGCCACCGGGTGGCGCCGTGCCCAGCTGCGCATCTTCCTGTGCGTGGAGGAGGCCAAGGCGGGCAACCAGGGCTGGGTGACCAAGGAGGAGACGCTGCGAGAGCTGCTGGGGAAGCTGCGCATCCGGGCGTCCATCGAGATCGTGCCCTGGGACGCGGTGCTGAGACTGCAGGGTGGgacagggggcggggctgggacagggggcggggctggggctGGGACCTCCCCTAGCTTTACAAAATCCAGAGACTTCCTGTCTGGTCTGAATGGCCTGCTGATGAAGCACAGTGCCCAGGCCGCGGTCCGCTTTCTGttcctgccccgccccccagcagaccccagccaatcacagcagtACTTGGCAGAGCTGGACGCTCTGACGGATGGGCTCGGCCCCACCCTCCTGATCCATGGCGTCACGCCAGTGACATGCACCGAGCTCTAA